One window of the Rhodococcus sovatensis genome contains the following:
- a CDS encoding GNAT family N-acetyltransferase → MTASSDSAQVRDNPEQSRYEIVSGHQIAGIEQYSRDDDVVTFLHTEIYPQFEGLGYASALVSAALDDLRSKGLRVRPECRYVVSFLTKHPEYQDLVA, encoded by the coding sequence ATGACCGCCTCCAGCGACTCTGCCCAGGTCCGTGACAACCCCGAGCAGTCTCGGTACGAGATCGTCTCAGGACATCAGATCGCCGGGATCGAGCAGTACTCCCGAGACGATGACGTCGTGACGTTTCTGCACACCGAGATCTACCCCCAGTTCGAGGGACTCGGCTACGCGAGCGCACTGGTAAGTGCAGCTCTCGATGATCTGCGCAGCAAGGGATTACGGGTGCGACCCGAGTGTCGCTACGTGGTGAGCTTTCTCACGAAGCATCCCGAGTATCAGGATCTAGTGGCGTGA
- a CDS encoding DUF3159 domain-containing protein, whose amino-acid sequence MTDSEGANVEDRKQTILEQLGGLTGLVASTLPVVVFVPVNSFWNLTAAIWSALAVALGVMVWRLVKRAPIQPAISGFFGVGICAFIAYRTGDAKGYFLFGIYTSLAYAGVFVVSMIARWPLVGVAWGYLNSRGSSWRSNRRAVASYDIATFAWAVVFGARYLVQSQLYDADQTGWLAAARIGMGWPLTGVALLVTFWAVRRADRALAEESSTGGELTPLDPDTRDAS is encoded by the coding sequence GTGACAGACAGTGAAGGCGCGAACGTCGAGGACCGCAAACAGACCATTCTGGAGCAGCTCGGTGGGCTGACCGGTCTGGTGGCGTCGACGCTGCCCGTCGTAGTTTTCGTACCTGTCAACAGCTTCTGGAATCTCACCGCCGCGATCTGGTCGGCGTTGGCCGTCGCTCTCGGGGTGATGGTGTGGCGGCTCGTCAAGCGAGCACCGATTCAGCCCGCTATCTCAGGATTCTTCGGTGTCGGAATCTGCGCGTTCATCGCATATCGCACGGGCGATGCGAAGGGCTACTTTCTATTCGGCATCTACACTTCGCTCGCGTACGCCGGGGTGTTCGTCGTCTCGATGATCGCCAGGTGGCCGCTCGTCGGCGTCGCCTGGGGGTACCTGAACAGCAGGGGATCGTCGTGGCGCAGCAATCGCCGAGCGGTTGCCTCCTACGACATCGCCACGTTCGCGTGGGCGGTGGTCTTCGGCGCCCGCTATCTCGTCCAATCTCAGCTCTACGACGCCGATCAGACAGGGTGGCTGGCCGCCGCACGTATCGGCATGGGCTGGCCACTGACGGGCGTCGCACTGCTGGTGACGTTCTGGGCCGTTCGCCGCGCCGACCGCGCCCTCGCGGAGGAATCGTCGACCGGCGGGGAACTCACGCCACTAGATCCTGATACTCGGGATGCTTCGTGA